A window of the Phragmites australis chromosome 20, lpPhrAust1.1, whole genome shotgun sequence genome harbors these coding sequences:
- the LOC133902327 gene encoding DNA-directed RNA polymerase II subunit RPB1-like, whose product MASPPYGWPSYSPTSPSYRPPSPYRYSHVSAGRPTRPISPTSPLGSPSSPGSPWWPGPGYYSPISTLDAPLTPSPSSPVYSPCSPAYRRPTSPVYSPFSPGGWASPVYCPCSTAYSPTSLVYCPEFNYWDHTSPALGSPAYCPTSPVYGHGHCSTAYSPTSPGYFPEEFNDWEHTSPADDVEPPASPEYCYCCSTPLEDCCCQACDDAPAR is encoded by the coding sequence ATGGCATCGCCACCTTACGGATGGCCATCCTACTCCCCAACGTCCCCGTCCTACCGTCCGCCGTCGCCGTACAGGTACAGCCATGTCAGCGCCGGCCGTCCCACGCGCCCGATCAGCCCTACTTCTCCTCTCGGCTCCCCCTCCTCGCCGGGGTCACCTTGGTGGCCGGGGCCGGGCTACTACTCTCCCATCTCGACGCTGGACGCACCGCTGACGCCGTCCCCTTCCTCGCCGGTTTACTCCCCCTGCTCGCCGGCCTATAGGCGCCCCACCTCGCCGGTTTACTCCCCCTTCTCGCCGGGAGGTTGGGCCTCGCCGGTTTACTGCCCCTGCTCGACGGCATATTCCCCCACCTCGCTGGTTTATTGCCCAGAATTCAACTACTGGGATCATACGTCTCCGGCGCTGGGGTCGCCGGCCTACTGCCCCACCTCGCCGGTTTATGGCCATGGACACTGCTCAACGGCCTACTCCCCCACCTCGCCGGGTTATTTCCCAGAAGAATTCAACGACTGGGAGCACACATCTCCGGCGGACGATGTTGAGCCCCCGGCGTCGCCCGAGTACTGCTACTGTTGTTCGACACCGCTGGAAGATTGCTGCTGCCAGGCTTGTGACGACGCCCCCGCGCGGTGA